Proteins co-encoded in one Kutzneria chonburiensis genomic window:
- a CDS encoding type I polyketide synthase — translation MSAPDQSRQIAIVGMSCRFPGATSVAEYWDVLSGGRDTITEVPISRYDAAALYSDDPRSKGTVNSTRGGFVDDVEKFDAAFFGIAPREAVRIDPQHRMLLESTYEAVEDAGLRLEDIAGTGAGVYTGACLMSEYWDLLREAGMVDLHSIMGAGMYGTAAGRISHALDLHGPSVSVDATCATAMMAIQTACQALRAGETDLALVSSVSLQLTPHHAIALSQGTVISPDGRSRFGDADANGYVRGEGVASVVLKRLSDAIADGDRIHAVIAGVASSNDGRSGGSLMTPSSVGQELALRGAYRDAGIAPADVDYVEAHGTGTVTGDRVELRTLGTVLGDGRPTGSRCLVGSAKSNVGHLEPASGLAGLIKTALALRHGIVPATLHVENPLSLLEDENLPLELPLTSRPWPTTGHRRVAGVSAFGISGSNSHIVLLQAPDEAPHPPSVGQRPYLLPISARAPKALTQLAELTADRIDGENCLRDIAYSAGARRSHHRFRRAVAADGPAEAAALLRATWEPSIPHKDVQPKVVFVFSGQGSHWTGMARDLLENEPVFRDRLAECDAAVRWELGFSPLRLIAEGQQPVGPCQVHPTLWAVQVALAAVWRQWGVRPDELVGQSIGEIAAATVSGALTVAEGAAVACRRARLLDGLDHDGGMALVRLAPAPAAAAIGEFAGRVSIGAINGVASTALSGDRTALATIVERLRADDVPCWMIDIDFASHSEHVEPLRPALVDDLVDLRPTAGRIPIWSTVTGQLVDGSGMDGEYWADNLCRPVQLAAALRAAAATDRPTVYIEISAHPLLLDEVEGVLFDAGQVGIAVASTRRNEPATLSLLRSAAAVYAVGYELDWHEINGPGRYVDLPSYPWQRKRFWVPDTDAANADTVLTWDGELGSSVEETLRTAVGELFEHTRYVIEQTRTVRPLPSDPSARTVRVTLRATRGGWQYELLGLQPSSERTRRWCVHSTGRLAKAASARTVPVLRVARTRPQQQDIETLLVEHVTTLLALPKEEADPTMRLSALGLDSLMAARLRTRLSNDLGIPVSLGVLLSGTPIGELAAELSQAVAAG, via the coding sequence ATGAGCGCCCCCGACCAGTCCCGTCAGATCGCCATCGTCGGCATGAGCTGCCGGTTCCCCGGCGCCACCTCGGTCGCCGAGTACTGGGACGTGCTGTCCGGCGGCCGCGACACCATCACCGAGGTGCCGATCTCGCGCTACGACGCGGCCGCGCTGTACAGCGACGACCCCCGCAGCAAGGGCACCGTGAACAGCACGCGGGGTGGCTTCGTCGACGACGTCGAGAAGTTCGACGCGGCCTTCTTCGGCATCGCGCCGCGGGAGGCGGTCCGGATCGACCCACAGCACCGGATGCTGCTGGAGTCCACCTACGAGGCCGTCGAGGACGCCGGCCTGCGCCTGGAGGACATCGCCGGCACGGGGGCGGGCGTCTACACCGGCGCGTGCCTCATGTCGGAGTACTGGGATCTGCTGCGCGAGGCCGGCATGGTCGACCTGCACTCGATCATGGGCGCCGGCATGTACGGCACCGCGGCCGGCCGCATCTCGCACGCGCTCGACCTGCACGGCCCGAGCGTGTCGGTGGACGCGACCTGCGCCACCGCCATGATGGCGATCCAGACCGCCTGCCAGGCGCTGCGGGCCGGGGAGACCGACCTGGCGCTGGTCTCCTCGGTGTCGCTACAGCTGACGCCGCACCACGCCATCGCGCTGTCCCAGGGCACGGTCATCTCGCCGGACGGCCGCAGCCGCTTCGGCGACGCCGACGCCAACGGGTACGTGCGTGGCGAGGGCGTTGCCTCGGTCGTGCTCAAGCGACTGTCCGATGCGATCGCCGACGGCGACCGCATCCACGCCGTGATCGCCGGTGTGGCCAGCAGCAACGACGGCCGCAGCGGCGGTTCGCTGATGACGCCGAGCAGCGTCGGCCAGGAGCTGGCCCTGCGCGGCGCCTACCGGGACGCCGGCATCGCGCCGGCCGATGTGGACTACGTGGAGGCGCACGGCACCGGCACGGTCACCGGTGACCGGGTCGAACTCCGCACGCTGGGCACGGTGCTCGGCGACGGCCGCCCCACCGGCAGCCGGTGCCTGGTCGGCTCGGCGAAGTCGAACGTCGGCCACCTGGAGCCGGCGTCCGGCCTGGCCGGCCTGATCAAGACGGCGTTGGCGCTGCGGCACGGGATCGTGCCGGCGACGCTGCACGTGGAGAATCCGCTGTCCCTGCTCGAGGACGAGAATCTGCCGCTGGAGCTGCCGTTGACCAGCCGGCCGTGGCCGACGACGGGCCATCGGCGGGTCGCGGGCGTGAGCGCTTTCGGCATCTCCGGGTCGAACTCGCACATCGTGCTGCTCCAGGCGCCGGACGAGGCGCCGCACCCGCCGAGCGTCGGGCAGCGGCCGTACCTGCTGCCGATCTCCGCGCGGGCGCCGAAGGCGCTGACCCAGCTGGCCGAACTCACCGCGGACCGGATCGACGGCGAGAACTGCCTGCGGGACATCGCCTACAGCGCCGGCGCACGGCGATCGCACCACCGCTTTCGCCGGGCCGTCGCCGCCGACGGCCCGGCCGAGGCGGCGGCGCTGCTGCGGGCGACCTGGGAACCGAGCATTCCTCACAAGGACGTCCAGCCCAAGGTCGTCTTCGTGTTCTCCGGCCAGGGCTCGCACTGGACCGGCATGGCGCGGGACCTGCTCGAGAACGAGCCGGTGTTCCGGGACCGCCTGGCCGAGTGCGACGCGGCGGTCCGGTGGGAGCTCGGCTTCTCACCGCTGCGGCTGATCGCGGAGGGCCAGCAGCCCGTCGGGCCGTGCCAGGTGCATCCGACGCTGTGGGCGGTGCAGGTGGCGCTCGCGGCGGTGTGGCGGCAGTGGGGCGTCCGACCGGACGAGCTGGTCGGCCAGAGCATCGGCGAGATCGCCGCCGCCACGGTGTCGGGAGCGCTCACCGTGGCCGAGGGCGCGGCGGTGGCCTGCCGCCGGGCTCGGCTGCTCGACGGACTCGACCACGACGGCGGCATGGCCCTGGTCCGGCTGGCCCCCGCGCCGGCCGCCGCGGCGATCGGCGAGTTCGCCGGTCGGGTCAGCATCGGTGCGATCAACGGTGTCGCCAGCACCGCACTGTCCGGCGACCGCACCGCGCTGGCCACGATCGTCGAGCGGCTGCGGGCCGACGACGTGCCCTGCTGGATGATCGACATCGACTTCGCGTCGCACTCCGAGCACGTCGAGCCGCTGCGGCCGGCGCTGGTGGACGACCTGGTCGATCTGCGGCCGACGGCCGGGCGGATCCCGATCTGGTCGACGGTCACCGGCCAACTGGTCGACGGGTCCGGGATGGACGGCGAGTACTGGGCCGACAACCTGTGCCGGCCGGTGCAGCTGGCCGCGGCGCTCCGCGCGGCCGCGGCCACCGACCGGCCGACCGTGTACATCGAGATCAGCGCGCATCCGCTGCTGCTGGACGAGGTCGAGGGGGTGCTGTTCGACGCCGGCCAGGTCGGCATCGCGGTCGCGTCGACCCGGCGGAACGAACCGGCGACGCTGTCGCTGCTGCGGTCCGCCGCCGCGGTGTACGCCGTGGGGTACGAACTGGACTGGCACGAGATCAACGGGCCCGGCCGGTACGTCGACCTGCCGAGCTATCCGTGGCAGCGCAAGCGGTTCTGGGTGCCCGACACCGACGCGGCCAACGCCGACACGGTGCTCACCTGGGACGGCGAGCTCGGCTCGTCGGTCGAGGAGACGCTGCGCACGGCGGTCGGGGAACTGTTCGAACACACGCGTTACGTGATCGAGCAGACCCGTACGGTGCGGCCGCTGCCCAGCGACCCGTCGGCCCGGACCGTGCGGGTGACGCTGCGGGCGACCCGCGGCGGCTGGCAGTACGAGTTGTTGGGCCTGCAACCGTCCTCCGAACGCACGCGGCGCTGGTGCGTGCATTCCACCGGACGGCTGGCCAAGGCGGCGTCCGCCCGCACTGTGCCGGTGCTGCGGGTGGCTCGGACCCGACCGCAGCAGCAGGACATCGAGACCCTGCTGGTCGAGCACGTGACCACGCTGCTGGCGCTGCCGAAGGAAGAGGCCGACCCGACCATGCGGCTGTCGGCCCTCGGGCTGGACTCGCTGATGGCGGCCCGGCTGCGCACCCGGTTGAGCAACGATCTCGGCATTCCGGTGTCACTGGGGGTGCTGCTGTCCGGCACGCCGATCGGTGAGCTGGCGGCCGAGCTGAGCCAGGCGGTCGCCGCCGGCTGA